In Candidatus Sedimenticola sp. (ex Thyasira tokunagai), the following proteins share a genomic window:
- the tsaB gene encoding tRNA (adenosine(37)-N6)-threonylcarbamoyltransferase complex dimerization subunit type 1 TsaB, with product MKILAIETATEACSAALLVDGEVTERYLVQPRGHSELILSMVEELLAGAELPLSALDAVAFGRGPGSFTGVRIATGVIQGIAFAADLPVAPVSTLAALAQRYYRESGETRLLPAYDARMQEVYWGAYIVSETGLVKVVVPDEVSDPAKVSPPQGDGWCGVGSGWGSYGQQLRSCLNGGLKQVQPEILCSAHDVALLGEACVAANELVVAEMALPVYLRDKVAAKPGKR from the coding sequence ATGAAAATACTTGCAATTGAGACCGCCACAGAGGCCTGCTCCGCAGCACTCTTGGTTGATGGAGAGGTGACAGAACGTTACCTGGTACAGCCGCGTGGCCATAGTGAACTCATTTTGTCGATGGTGGAGGAGTTATTGGCGGGAGCGGAGTTGCCACTTTCCGCCCTGGATGCTGTGGCATTTGGCAGGGGGCCGGGCTCTTTTACCGGTGTACGTATCGCCACCGGGGTTATCCAGGGGATTGCTTTTGCAGCGGATCTTCCGGTAGCACCTGTCTCCACTCTCGCTGCTTTGGCACAACGTTACTATCGAGAGAGCGGGGAGACGCGTCTGTTGCCAGCCTATGACGCGCGGATGCAAGAGGTCTATTGGGGAGCGTATATCGTTAGTGAGACAGGGTTGGTGAAAGTGGTGGTGCCTGATGAGGTTTCCGATCCTGCTAAAGTATCCCCGCCTCAAGGAGACGGCTGGTGCGGTGTGGGCAGTGGCTGGGGGAGTTATGGGCAGCAATTGCGTTCATGTCTCAATGGTGGACTTAAGCAGGTACAACCGGAAATTCTCTGTAGTGCCCATGATGTGGCGCTGTTGGGGGAGGCCTGCGTTGCTGCCAACGAACTGGTGGTGGCGGAGATGGCACTACCTGTCTACCTGCGCGACAAGGTGGCGGCAAAGCCCGGTAAACGATAA